The genomic DNA TCTGGTTTTGAAACGAGCCGACTGGCTGCAGTTCGAAGTTACCTTCTGGAAAAATGAGTTTGCCGCTTTCGCGAGCTTCACGCAGTGAAGCCATGACGGCATTGACGGTCTCCAAGTCGCCGGCGGAACCTTGTGGAGAGAATGATACATGTGCAACCAGTCGAGCGTCTTCACTGCTGATCGCTCCGGGGCCCCAAGTTGTTTTAACCGTTGCGAGGTCTCCGAGTGGAACAACCTCACTCGTTTGGGTCACCACCGGAATCGAAGTGAGCTCTTCAAGGTGTTCGCGAGCACTTCGTTCATACCGGACTTGAATGGGGTATCGCTCTCGTCCCTCGACGGTCACTGTGGCATCGACACCACCGAGTCCGGCAGACACAATTTGATTGACCATCATAGTGTTCATTCCGTAGCGGGCCGCGCTTTTGCGATCAACCTCGAATTCGACATAGGGTTTTCCCATGACAATGTCAGGATTAACCGTTCCCTGATTCACCAAGTGATGAGTTTTGAGTTGTCTGGCCACTGCCCAAGCGGCTTGTGAGAGCCCTTCAAGATTGTCGCCGTAGATCCGCACTGCCATGGAGGCTTTGATCCCCGCTTGCAGCATGACGACGCGACCTTCAATCGGTTGCAGAGGTGAGGCGGGCGTGATTCCGGGGAGTGTGGCAACCTTGTTCACTTCATCCCAAATCTTGCGCGCAGTCATACCCTCCCGCCATTGATCGCGAGGTTTGAGCATAATATATGTTTCGACCATTCCGGCAGGAGCGGGATCAAGCGCGGATTCAACTCGTCCGATTTTTCCTAGCACATTCGCGACTTCCGGGATCTGCTTGATCATCGAGTTTTGTGACTGCAGAGTTTCCATCGCCTGACTAAAACTTGATGCGGGGTATAAGCTGGGCATGTAAAACCAGCTCCCTTCATCGAGTGCAATCCAGTCATCGGTTTGCAGGCCTGTGAAAAGATGCTTAGCATCGACATATCCAGGAATTTCATTGAGATCTGCCCCCAAAGCAGCGGCAACATTCTCGACAGGTCTTAATACTGTTGGCAAACCGATCCAGGCTCCCAGGCCAATAAAGAAGACCAAGGCCGGAACGGACAGAGCCAACAACTTATGGTTCAACGCAAACTTTAATCGTCCTCCGTACAGCCAAAGTACGAGGCGACTGACTGGGTTTTGCTCCAAAGGGAGTACTCGTTCAGCGGCCAGCCACCAACCTGTGGCAGCCCCAATCAGGAGACTACAAAGGATGGTCAGCGGTAACGGCAGAAGAATCCGCTCAGCAAGGTAATCTCCCCAAACGAAGTATGCCAAGAGGCCAGTAATCGTGGACAAACCAAGCGATGAAAAAATTCGTTTCAGCCAAGTGGGTTGTGAGCTGCGAAGGAGGACTCGACACAGCATCGGCACGACCACGACAGCAACGATTAGACTGGATGCGAGAGCAAAAGTTTTCGTCCAAGCGAGAGGAGCGAAGAGACGATGATCACGCCCGGTTAGAAAGAAGACTGGCAAGAAACTAACAATCGTCGTTGTGACGGCTGTAATCACAGCAGGGACCACTTCCGCTGCAGAATCACGGATCACACTCAAACGCCCTTCATTTCCATCTGGAGATCCTTCCGCTTCCCAGTCCGCGAGATGCTCATAAATATTTTCGAGAATAATGATCCCCATGTCGACCATTGTGCCGATCGCAATCGCAATCCCCGCTAATGACATAATGTTGGCATCAACCCCGAACAGGTGCATAGCGATAAATGACATCAGAACTGCCATCGGCAAGGTAATGGCTATGATCAAACTCGCTCGGAAATGCAGGAGAAAAAGGACCATGATCACAATGGTGATCATGGTTTCTTCGAAAAGTGCTGTCGTGAGCGTGAATATGGTTTCGTTGATTAACTCCGTCCGGTCATAAACACCAACGATACGAATGCCTTCCAGTTCCGACTCCAACGATGATATTTTCATTTTCACGCGGTCGATCACCTTGCGAGGGTTCTCGCCATATCGCATGACGATCACGCCGCCCACAGCTTCGTGTCCATTGAAGTCCAACGCACCGCGACGAAATGCCGGACCGATCTGCACGTGCGCGAGTTCGCCCAAGGTAATCGGAACCCCATCTTTCGTGACGACGACGGTCTCTTCAATTTGTTCAACCGTCTCCGGTTCAGTCTTGCCCGAACCGATAAAGCCTTTGCCACGGACGATGTACTCCATGTCACCCTTTTCGACAGTCTTCGCTCCGACGTCGATATTGGATGCTTTGACAGCTTCAATTACTTTGCTTAAGGGAATGTCGTAATAGCGGAGTTCATCAGGGTCGACTTCGATCTGGTACTGCTTGACGTACCCACCAATCGATGCGACCTCTGCAACTCCGTCCACGGACTTCAAAGCGTACTTCACAAAGAAATCCTGCTTTGAACGCAGTTCTGCGAGATCCATGCCCGGCGGCGGTTCGAGAACATAGTAATAGATCTGTCCTAGTGCGGTCGCGTCCGGAGCCAGAGTGGGCGTCACACCATCCGGGAGCGCTCCAGCGACTGTCGTGAGTTGCTCAGAGACGCGTGAGCGAGCCCAGTAGAAGTCCACATCGTCATCAAATGTGACTTGCACAAAGCTGAAACCGAACATGCTTTTGCCACGAACGTTTTTTGAGCCGGGCACCGCCTGGAGAGCAATCGAGAGCGGATAGGTAATCTGATCCTCAATATCTTTCGGAGATCGCCCCATCCATTCCGTGAGGATGATCACCTGGTTCTCACTGACGTTTGGAATCGCATCAACAGGAACATGCTGAGCGGAATGCCACCCGTAGGTGATCAGGCCAATCGAAGCAATGACGACGAGCATACGTTCATGGATACAGAAATTCAGAATAGTCTTCATTATTGAAACCTCTCCGCCTTGTGATCCGGGGCTGCCAGACGTTCTTCTGAAACGCCACTCTTCCTGGAGTCCGGAGAGATGATGGTCATCCCACCAATGGGAGGTTGTGCCCCGTCAGGAGTCAGAGACGGTGTCCCGCCCAGAGGTGGAACGGGAGGGAAGGAGTGATTCTCCGGAGAGGCTTCAGGCTGGGGAGAATCTTGATGTGAACGCAATTTTTCGAGATGCAGCTCAGGTTCTTCGAGGAGACCTTCCCGGCACCCTTCGCAGCAAATAAAGACAGCTTTGTCGTTCACCATGACCTTCTGAGGCACACCCATTGAGCCTAACTTGAAGTCCGTGATTGGACAAATGATTTGAGTCAATGCCACCTTTTGATCCGCTTCAGCGAGTCGCCTGATTTCAGCGATCATAATCGGATCGAAACCGGGGACCATGTCCATTGGTTCTGTCGCCCGTGTAGGGTCAATCAAAGAGGGATTCCCTGCCAGTTGCATTTGTGAGTCGAGTAGGAAATTACCTTTCGTAGCGACGACTTCTCCGTCAGCAAGTCCTTTGAGGATTGCGATCTCTCCCCTTGAAGAGGAACCGACGATGACACGGCGAATTTCAAATCGTCCGGCTTGCGTTTCGACGTAAACCACACATTGTCCCGCTGCCATTAAGACGGCATTTCTAGGGATGGTAATGGCCTTTGATGCCTCCTGTGGTTGGTCTGTAAAGCCAAGCTCTGAAGCTGGAACGAGGTCCATGTTGCATAAGCGACACTTTCCTGGTTGGTCTGAGACAATGTGTGGATGGCGTGGGCTAACCCATTTATTCGCCAGTTCGGGATCATAGATCATTGCTCGATCGTGAGCTTGGCCAACGGGAACCTCAATCGTTGCTTTCGCATAATCTCCGATACGGAGAATTCCATTCGTGTTATCTATCACGACTCTTACGCTCACTGTCCGTGATTCCGGATCGACTTCAGGCGCGATAAAAGCGACACGCCCCATGAACGTTTTATCAGGCAGCGATTTCATGACTGCTTCAACAGCTTGACCGTAGCGAATGTCGGCTGCGTCTTCTGGGAAGAGTTCAAGCATGAGCCAGACACTTGACAGGTCTGCTAACCGAAAAGCCGGCTGCCCTCGCTTCACATATTCCCCTTCGACCGCAATTTTCTCGATCACGGTTCCGCTCATCGGAGCCAGAATGTCGAGTCGACTCTGCGCCGTTCTGCTTTGGATCAATTTCTCGATTTGTTGCTCCGCCATACCCAATTCAATGAGCCGCTGGTGAGAGTTTTCTTGCATCCGTCGATTAGCGTCTGCAACAGAAAGGAGGCTCTTGGGCGTTTCCCGATTAGCTGACTTCGCAGCTTCGAGATATTCAATCTGAGATGAATAAAGTTCTGGTGAATACAGGGAGGCCAAGCGGTCCCCTTTTTTGACAACGGCCCCTGTGTAATCGACGTAGAGTTGTTCGAATCGACCATCCGAGTAGGCTGAGATTGTACGTAACGTCCCTTCATCATAATTCAATTCGCCGACCGCTCGAATGATGCGAGTCATTGCAACAGAACGCGCCGCGACTGTTTGTATATTGGCGACACGCCTCGATGCCGGATCAACGATGACAGATCGCTCATCTCCGCCATCTCCTCCCGTAGAAGCAGGGACCAGCTCCATTGCACAAACGGGACACCGGCCAGGTTCCTTTTGAGGAGGTGTACACATCATAGGGCAGATATAGTCCACGTCGGCAGCAGCCGGACCTGTCACCCCACCAGTTCCTCCACTTCCAGAAGTAATCCAACCCGTCTTCTGCGCCAGGCCCAGCCCTGCAATCGTAACTGCAGCACAAGCAAGTAGCAGCAGCGGTTGCAGGAATAGCTTGAGCCACCAGCGACGCGAGTCCACTCGCTGCTTTTGTGCGTCAACGATTTGATCCTCAAGGCCAGTCGACTTTGGCGTTTCAGATGCTTGTTTTGATTTCGGGTTTGGCTGTGTCATAGGACTCACCAGATGTAGAAAGACAAAGGTATTGACGGCCAGTCAAACACATGAGTTGCGCACGCATCTCATGAGTGATTCACTTGGAGGATTGTCATCTCGCAGCACGAAGCTTGTGCTTGACGAAGTCGAACACACAATCTGAGGTAAGAATTTCAGATCGGCTTGGCGTGGAAGCAATTACGCCAAAAAAGAGTTATGTCTGCCAGGTACAGCAGAGAATTTGCAGAGAGACGGAAGGCACGAAACCGTGATTCGCCAATTCTCGTCGGGCGGCATCAAGCCAAATTTTCTCAGTGTCGAAACCGGCTTCGGCGATGGAAGCAGCAATCAGCAGATCCCAGTTGTAAGTGACAACATTGCTGTTGCCGGGAACTGTTGGCTCAGAGTGAGGTCCGCAGAGGCAGTGAACACGATCCTTTTCTGAAGGAGTTGTGTCTATGGGCAATTGGCAACAAGCACTGGTCTCTGCAGAGGACTCGCCTACTGAACAATGACTGCATCCTGCTTGCGATTCAACTTCAGCGCTCGCACGTCGGCAGTGACAATCCAGAAAAGTCGCGGCAGTCAACGATTGCACGCAGAACACGATCGCAAGAAGCGATGTGATCATTTTTCGTGCTGTTGATTTGACTGGAGACATCATTGGCTCAATAAGTATTTGCGATACCTAGGTTATCGAAGATCCTCAACTCTCTTGATCAGTAAAAGTCGACAAGAACAGATGATTTGTACGCGAAAGCTCACGCTGAGGCAAGGCAACTTTTCCAAGGGCCAGAACAGCCCCGGAAACGGAGCGACTTTGCCCTTCTAATGGACGTAAACGCCCACTGAAAGTGGTTTACAGACTCCAAAATGCACGCCGAGTTGAGCATCAACAGCATTTCGACACAAGAGTTATTGTTCATTGTATACGATGCCAGTGTCGTTGCGTAGTATTGATTTCACGGCGAAGCACTCCTCTCACATCGTTTTAATCCATTCACAGTTGTTTATGCAGTTGTTTATGATGGGACGGGTGGCTGTAGTACGTCGTGTTCATTATGCACAAAATTCCCCTTGATAATCGCAATTCGGTCAGGGAGAGATCTTGAAATTTGCCGGAGTGATCAGAGATGTCAGGAGAAACTCGCTCTTTTCTCAGTCGTCTACTCAAACCATCGAGCATATTCGTGCTACTTGGGGAGCTGGTGGTTGTGTTTGTGCTGGGATTCGCCTTTAGCCAGTTCTGGGGCGGATCAGATGCACCTTCGGCAGAAGCGAGTGCTGAGCATGACCATGCTGCGGAGCGTGGGCCCCAGCTGTGGACTTGTTCGATGCACCCGCAGATCAAAGCGAATAAACCGGGAAAATGCCCCATTTGTGCAATGGAACTGATTCCGCTTTCGACGAACACGGGACCGGTGACCGGCCTGCGTCAGCTTGTCGTGAGTACAGCTGCTCGGGCACTGATGAACATTCAGGTCACTCCTGTTCAACGCCGGTATGTCGAAGCAAACGTTCGCATGGTCGGCAAGGTCGACTACGATGAAACTCGACTCAAACGCATTACCGCGCGAGTCGCGGGGCGATTGGATCGGCTCTTTGTTGACTACACCGGAGTGCAGGTCAATGAAGGTGACCACATGGTCTACATCTATAGCGAGCAGCTTTATACCGCTCAACAAGAACTGATTGAAACGGCTCGCGTGAGAAAGGCTCAAGCAGACGCTGCGGGAGCAGACTTTTTTGCCACAGGTGGAATCGATTTGCTCGAATCGGCGCGAGAAAAACTTCGCTTACTCGGGCTGACCCAGGAACAGATTGCTGAGATCGAAACTCGCGAGAAACCGACCGATAACGTGATGATCTATGCTCCAATGGGCGGGATTGTGATCGAGAAATTGAAGCAGGAGGGAGACCGCGTCAATACCGGAGACCGAATCTACACGGTCGCAGACTTGAGTCAGCTTTGGGTGCAGATGGATGCGTACGAGTCAGATCTCATCTGGCTGCGCTACGGACAAAGCGTCACGTTTACAACCGAGGCTTACCCCGGACAGGAATTTCGAGGGCGTATCGCGTTTATCGATCCAGTTTTAAATGACAAAACACGGACAGTAAAAATCCGCGTCAACGTTGACAACACCGAAGGAAAACTCAAACCGGACATGTTCGTCAGGGCAATCGTCCAAGCCAAAGTCGCTGCAGGTGGCCGAGTGATCGACGCCGATCTCGAAGGAAAATGGATCAGTCCCATGCATCCGGAAATTGTCAAGGACGAACCAGGAGACTGTGACATCTGCGGCATGCCTTTGGTTCGGGCTGAATCTTTGGGGTATGTCTCGTCGAAGGCAATGGAAAACACGCAACCATTGGTGATTCCCGTCTCTGCCGCGTTAGTGACGGGGACTCGCGCGATTGTTTATGTCGAAGATCCCAAGGCGAAAGAGCCGACTTTCGAGGGGCGAGAAGTCGTGTTAGGTCCCCGTGCCGGAGACCATTACCTCGTCCGGAGTGGTCTCAAAGAAGGAGAACTGGTCGTCACAAACGGGAACTTCAAAATTGACAGTGCTCTGCAAATTGTCGCGAAGCCAAGCATGATGACGCCCGAAGGAGGCGGAGGTCATCAACATGGCGACAACGCATCCTCCGGAACGCCACCGAAGTTGAAGGACTTACCGATTTCAATTCGACAGCGGTTGATAGAGATCAATACAACGTGGCAGCACATTCAGAATGCTGCTGAAGAAGAAAATTTGGACGCGGTGCAGCAACACTTTGGAAAGTTGAAGGAGGTTGTGCAAAGTGTCGATTCCTCGCTACTGGCCGAACACCCGAAGATGCTATGGAGTGAACTGAGTATGCTGATCGGAAATGATGCCACTGAAGGTCAAACGGTGAAAACGATCAAGTCGGCTCAGCAGCTTGTGGGTGAGTTGCGACGTGACATGCAGCGACTCGATGAACAGTTCGGACTGGCACATGCTGAGAGTCTGCCACAAAAACTGGTTGTCCCGGCTCCTTTCCAACAACAACTGTCGTCGCTGTGGGATGCCTATCAGAAGATGGGAGATGCGTTGGCAAGTGACAATTTCCCTGAAGCACAGAAAGCAGTGCAGCAATTTGAACAGTCGATGAAGTCCGCCGACATGAAGCTCTTAACTGACAATAAAGCCCATAGGGCCTGGATGAAAGAGCAGAAGAACCTGGCAGCAATTGTTGAATCCTTAAAGAAAACTGAAGAGATCCGTGCGTTCCGTGCTCAGTTTGAACCGCTCTCGGCAGTGCTGCAAGTTCTCGCCATGTCTTTTGGTTTTGGTGAGACGGAGCCGGTCTTCCTGTTACATTGTC from Thalassoglobus polymorphus includes the following:
- a CDS encoding efflux RND transporter permease subunit, with translation MKTILNFCIHERMLVVIASIGLITYGWHSAQHVPVDAIPNVSENQVIILTEWMGRSPKDIEDQITYPLSIALQAVPGSKNVRGKSMFGFSFVQVTFDDDVDFYWARSRVSEQLTTVAGALPDGVTPTLAPDATALGQIYYYVLEPPPGMDLAELRSKQDFFVKYALKSVDGVAEVASIGGYVKQYQIEVDPDELRYYDIPLSKVIEAVKASNIDVGAKTVEKGDMEYIVRGKGFIGSGKTEPETVEQIEETVVVTKDGVPITLGELAHVQIGPAFRRGALDFNGHEAVGGVIVMRYGENPRKVIDRVKMKISSLESELEGIRIVGVYDRTELINETIFTLTTALFEETMITIVIMVLFLLHFRASLIIAITLPMAVLMSFIAMHLFGVDANIMSLAGIAIAIGTMVDMGIIILENIYEHLADWEAEGSPDGNEGRLSVIRDSAAEVVPAVITAVTTTIVSFLPVFFLTGRDHRLFAPLAWTKTFALASSLIVAVVVVPMLCRVLLRSSQPTWLKRIFSSLGLSTITGLLAYFVWGDYLAERILLPLPLTILCSLLIGAATGWWLAAERVLPLEQNPVSRLVLWLYGGRLKFALNHKLLALSVPALVFFIGLGAWIGLPTVLRPVENVAAALGADLNEIPGYVDAKHLFTGLQTDDWIALDEGSWFYMPSLYPASSFSQAMETLQSQNSMIKQIPEVANVLGKIGRVESALDPAPAGMVETYIMLKPRDQWREGMTARKIWDEVNKVATLPGITPASPLQPIEGRVVMLQAGIKASMAVRIYGDNLEGLSQAAWAVARQLKTHHLVNQGTVNPDIVMGKPYVEFEVDRKSAARYGMNTMMVNQIVSAGLGGVDATVTVEGRERYPIQVRYERSAREHLEELTSIPVVTQTSEVVPLGDLATVKTTWGPGAISSEDARLVAHVSFSPQGSAGDLETVNAVMASLREARESGKLIFPEGNFELQPVGSFQNQIEANQRLLWIVPIVILINLLLHYLHFRNLPISLVVFSGIPVAAAGGMIAVAVMGVDMNTAMWVGFIALFGLAADDGIVMATYMRETLSRKTIRSVEDIRVAIYEAGLKRIRPCVMTTVTTLVALIPVLTSTGRGADVAQAMALPVFGGMLIEPFTTFIVPTLYCAYMEFKMQLGANDEVFTDVDLKHLHEDTKAA
- a CDS encoding efflux RND transporter periplasmic adaptor subunit; the encoded protein is MTQPNPKSKQASETPKSTGLEDQIVDAQKQRVDSRRWWLKLFLQPLLLLACAAVTIAGLGLAQKTGWITSGSGGTGGVTGPAAADVDYICPMMCTPPQKEPGRCPVCAMELVPASTGGDGGDERSVIVDPASRRVANIQTVAARSVAMTRIIRAVGELNYDEGTLRTISAYSDGRFEQLYVDYTGAVVKKGDRLASLYSPELYSSQIEYLEAAKSANRETPKSLLSVADANRRMQENSHQRLIELGMAEQQIEKLIQSRTAQSRLDILAPMSGTVIEKIAVEGEYVKRGQPAFRLADLSSVWLMLELFPEDAADIRYGQAVEAVMKSLPDKTFMGRVAFIAPEVDPESRTVSVRVVIDNTNGILRIGDYAKATIEVPVGQAHDRAMIYDPELANKWVSPRHPHIVSDQPGKCRLCNMDLVPASELGFTDQPQEASKAITIPRNAVLMAAGQCVVYVETQAGRFEIRRVIVGSSSRGEIAILKGLADGEVVATKGNFLLDSQMQLAGNPSLIDPTRATEPMDMVPGFDPIMIAEIRRLAEADQKVALTQIICPITDFKLGSMGVPQKVMVNDKAVFICCEGCREGLLEEPELHLEKLRSHQDSPQPEASPENHSFPPVPPLGGTPSLTPDGAQPPIGGMTIISPDSRKSGVSEERLAAPDHKAERFQ
- a CDS encoding efflux RND transporter periplasmic adaptor subunit, producing MSGETRSFLSRLLKPSSIFVLLGELVVVFVLGFAFSQFWGGSDAPSAEASAEHDHAAERGPQLWTCSMHPQIKANKPGKCPICAMELIPLSTNTGPVTGLRQLVVSTAARALMNIQVTPVQRRYVEANVRMVGKVDYDETRLKRITARVAGRLDRLFVDYTGVQVNEGDHMVYIYSEQLYTAQQELIETARVRKAQADAAGADFFATGGIDLLESAREKLRLLGLTQEQIAEIETREKPTDNVMIYAPMGGIVIEKLKQEGDRVNTGDRIYTVADLSQLWVQMDAYESDLIWLRYGQSVTFTTEAYPGQEFRGRIAFIDPVLNDKTRTVKIRVNVDNTEGKLKPDMFVRAIVQAKVAAGGRVIDADLEGKWISPMHPEIVKDEPGDCDICGMPLVRAESLGYVSSKAMENTQPLVIPVSAALVTGTRAIVYVEDPKAKEPTFEGREVVLGPRAGDHYLVRSGLKEGELVVTNGNFKIDSALQIVAKPSMMTPEGGGGHQHGDNASSGTPPKLKDLPISIRQRLIEINTTWQHIQNAAEEENLDAVQQHFGKLKEVVQSVDSSLLAEHPKMLWSELSMLIGNDATEGQTVKTIKSAQQLVGELRRDMQRLDEQFGLAHAESLPQKLVVPAPFQQQLSSLWDAYQKMGDALASDNFPEAQKAVQQFEQSMKSADMKLLTDNKAHRAWMKEQKNLAAIVESLKKTEEIRAFRAQFEPLSAVLQVLAMSFGFGETEPVFLLHCPMAFNNKGAIWLQDNSQTRNPYFGSTMLQCADRTELIAGEKPDAAEAISKDEE